The DNA window ATTATGTCTGGTATTGGCATATTCGGTGCCAATATTTCCCAATCCTGCGATTAAATATCTCATAACAAAAAAATCCCGCCGAAGCGGGATTTGAATATATAAAATTTACAAAAAGGATTAAGATTCTGCTTTTTCTTCAGCAGCGCCTTCGGCTTTTTCTTCACCTTCAGCAGCGCCTTCTTCACCTTCTTCTCCCTCTTCTCCTTCGAGTTCTTCGTCTTCCTCAGATTTACCTCGGAGTGCTCTTGGAACCTCAACTGAAGTTACTGTAATTCTTTCAGAGTTTAGTATCTCTCCCGCTTCCACTTCGAGATCCTTAACTTTTAAAGATTGTCCTAAGCTTAAGCCGCTGATATCCAATTCAATTACCTCTGGCATATTCTTAGGCAGTGCTTTGATGGTAGCTTGTCTTAACTTTCTTACCAATACGCCGCCTTCCATAACACCGGGTGCTGTACCTATCAGTTTAATTGGAATTTCCATTTTTACTTTTTTACCGGCAGTAAGCTCTCTGAAGTCGGCATGCAAAATCATATCACTCACCGGATGGTATTGGATATCCTGTAAAATACATCTGTATTCTTTGCCTTCGACATCGATATTTACAAATGCGACATCCGGAGTGTTTACCAGATCATTAAAAAGATAAACCGGTGCATTGAAATGCACGTGATCTTCAGCACCGTAAAGAACGCATGGAACCATGCCCTCTTCTCTTAGCTTATTGGTAGTGCTCTTGCTGAAATCTGTTCTTTTGTAACCAATGATGTCAATGGTTTTCATCTTATTATTATTTATATGAATAATGTACTAATTGATTCCTGATCGTGAATTTTATGTATTGCCATGGCAAAAAGTTCTGCAACAGAAAGCACCTTCACTTTTTTACTTTTCTGTCTAGCAGGAATTGTATCGGAAACGATCAATTCAGCCAAAGCGGAATTTTCTATATTTTCATAGGCTTTACCTGATAATACAGGATGCGTACACAACCCTCTTACGCTTTTGGCCCCTTTGTCCATAATTATTTCTGCAGCCCTACACATAGTACCTCCTGTATCAATCATATCGTCAACGAGAATAACATCTGCGTCCGCTACATCACCTATGATTTGCATGGCTGCAACTTCATTGGCTTTTTTTCTTTGTTTATCGCAAACAACGATTTCTGAATTTTCAAAATATCTTGAAAACCCGCGAGCTCTCCCCAATGCTCCAACATCCGGAGCGGCAAAAACAATTTTTTTAAGGCCGAGTGTTTTTAAGTAAGGAACGAAGAATGCAGATCCGTAAAGGTGATCCACCGGGAAATCAAAAAATCCCTGTATCTGGCCTGCATGAAGATCGCATGTGATCAAGCGACCTGCGCCTGCAGCAGAAAGTAAATTTGCGACTAGCTTCGCGGTAATTGCTACTCTCGGTTTGTCTTTTCTGTCTTGTCTTGCATAGCCAAAATATGGCATCACCACGGTTATGTGCTTTGCGGAAGCTCGCTTTGCAGCATCGATCATGATCAGCAATTCCATAAGATTGTCAGCCGGAGGGAAAGTCGACTGTATTAGGAATACATCACAACCTCTTACCGATTCGTCAAAACTCACAGATAGCTCGCCATCGCTAAATTTTTGCGTGGTGATGAGCCCCATGGGTTTGCCATAGGCCTTGCATATTTTTTCGGCTAAATAAACCGAAGCGCTACCTGAAAAGATCTTAACTGAAGACATAAAATAAATCCTTCCTTAAAAAGGCTTGCAAAAATAGATAATTAAATGTAAAAATGGTAACCGGAATTAAAGGATTGTGATAATTCTGATTATGATAGTAAATTAGAATAGCAAAAAAAGTTAAAATGGCTGAAAAAAAGTATAAAAGTTTAAAGGAATTCTATCCCTATTACCTTTCTGAACATAAAAACAAAATTTCACGCAATCTCCATTTCACAGGTACTTTGTTGTTGATTATAATTTTGATTTATGCTATTGCAGTTCAAAATTGGCTTTTGCTTTTATTAATTCCGGTTGTTGGTTATGGATTTGCCTGGTTTGGTCATGCCTTTTTTGAAAAAAACAAACCCGCAACATTTACCTATCCTTTTTACAGTCTGGCTTCGGATTTTATTATGTTTTGGGACATTCTGACAGGGAAAATCAATAAGAAATTGGACTAAAAGGCCATTCCAATTTTAAAACCTGCCCTTAAAAGTGCTCCGGTGAAATTGTAATTAATAAATCCATCTGAAAAGTCATCTTCGGCGAATTTATCCGTGCTTGAGTCATTTGCAAAAGAACGTTTGGCTCCAATTCCAAAATAAACATCGGTGTAAAAATTTTTATCTATTTTTATTAAGGCACCCATATAGGTAGACAATCCAAATTGATCAATGGTTAAAGTTTGACCTTTTTCCCTCAAAACGAGAAGATTCGGATCACCGGGCAGTGGTTGCCAGTCCATGCCGCTGTAATCAAATGAAAGTCTATTATAAGTGATGGAATAGGATTGATACCAATTAATGTCTTTGAGCCAGTTTTTTTCTGTATATACTTTATGCCCAAGCTCAAATCCAAAACCATTCAAGTCATATTCTTTAAAATAGGATTGAAAAATGTGATTCTCATTTATTACACCGAAGTAAAAGGTAGGGGCAATCAATATTGCATGAGCACTTTCTTTAAATCGTTTTTCAACGTCAACTCTTGTACCATTGATTACTATATATTGCGGAGAGATGGATAAATAAATGTTTGGTTGAATGTATGAACTATCCTGAGCGTATCCACTTTGAACAAGTAAAATGGAAATTAATAGGATCGAAGCTATTTTCATTTGAATTCGTTAAGATCCCAGCGGAATCACACTTAATAATTCTAATGTAGCATTTCTGTATTGATACTGGTATAATCCTTCTTCTCCAATTACAAACAAAATCTCATAGCTCCCAATTGCAGGAATTACATCAAATGCAGAAATATTGTGATTTGCAATTTCCGATAAATCCTGAGGTGTATTAAAATCAAATACTTTTAATCCCTCATCACAAACAAAAAGCAAAGTATCATGCAGTCCTAAACCTTTAGGTTGCGTCATTGGATAAACTTCTTCACTAAATGGATTTCTCAAATTTTCAATATTTACAATTTCCAATTGATTTACTCCTCTAAAACATCCGAAGTTTTGATCGCTATTCAAAGTTACAAAAGCGTATTTGTCATTGGCTACTACAGGATCACAAGCCCAAACATGCTCATATACAGAAAGAAACTGAGGGTTTCTTAAATCCTGGGCATTGTAAATGTGCATCCCGTTCTGACTGCCAATAAACATGGTACTATCGGCTTGTCGTATAAATATTGTCTCAATACCTGTTCCTATTTGCACATTACTAATGTATTGTGGATCATTTGCATTGCGGATGTCAAATGTATTTAATGTGTTCCAATTCAAGGCATAAAGGTGATCGGCGAGAATAGCAAATCTGGCAAGAGATCCACCTTGTCCCAGAGGTAATTCCGAACCATTAGCGTTTGCAGGACTGACCGAATCTGGATTTCCGGAATCACAGGAAATAAAAGAAATCAGCAAAACAATAAATAATATGTGCTTGATATTTTTCATTTCAAAACCCATTTAACTATGACTGTATTTTCCGGTCTGTTTTCTTTAATGTATTGAAAAGGAACGTAACCTAAGTCCGGTGCGGTCAATTCGGGAAATATGCCTATAATTCTTTTTTCCAGACTTATTTCAGGCAAGTTATTTATATCAATTGCGACAAGATCCACAGCATTGTCAACGTAAAGAATACCTTCTTTAACCGCCATATCAATACAACCTGGAATTTTAATAAATCCTGTTTTCACGGGATTCCTGGGATCTGCATTGTCATATATGTGCACACCTTCATATTTTTCATTTATTAAAATATATTTCCCGTAAGAATAAATTTTACCTGCTGATTCCAGTGCTCTGTTATCAATGAAATCAATGCTGGTTTCTAAATTGCTTCGCTCCATAATTATTGGCTCGTAGGCTGAGCCAGAGGAGTCAAATGGTTCGTTGATATCGGCATCTGAACAGGAAAGTAAAATAATAGATAGAGATAGGAGTAAGCCCTTAGCAGTGGTGCTTCCAATATTCAAAAAGTCAGGTCTGAAATTCATATCAGGTATCTTATGCTCTAAATACCATTGTATTGAATTTTACCCTAAATCTTAAATCAAAATATTAGTATTGAATCAACCGGCTTTTAAAGGTGATTTTAGCACAAGATCTTTTAAAATTCCGGTTTCAACATCGTACACCCATCCGTGTAAAAGTGGCAATGAATCTTTTTGCCATTTATTTTTGATGATCTCCGTATTCAAAAGGTTTTCAACCTGAGCAATTACATTTAATTCGACAATTCTTTTAAATCTTTCATTTCGGTTTTCCAGCTTATCCAATTCCTCCTTATGATTATTATAAACCCCCTTCACATTTTCAAGCCAATTATCGAGAACACCAAAATCGGAATGATCCATGGCCACTTCTATTCCTCCGCAACCATAATGACCACAAACGATTATGTGTTTTACATCGAGAATCTCTACTGAATACTGCAGTGCACTTAGCATATTGGCATCTTTGGGGACTACGAGATTTCCGACATTTCTATGCACATAAATTTCACCCGCCTGTGTTCCTGTTATTTCTTCTGCCGGCACTCTGCTATCAGAACATCCAATCCACAAGAATTCGGGGTTTTGTTTTTTGGCAAGACTCAGAAAATAATTGTTTGCTAAACTTAATTTTTCCTGGACCCAGGCCTTATTATTTAATAATAATCTACGGTAAGTGTCCATTAAAGTGATTTTCTTAGGTCAATGTGAATATATTCTATGGTAATATTCTTGGACTTGGCATTGAGAGAGAAGTCTTCAAGAATATCAATTATGTCATTATCAATAAACTGAGCTTTGTGAGCGTCCAAAATCAGAAATGAATTATCGGGAATTTTTCCCAATTCAGTTTTCAATTTTGCCTTATTCATAAATGAAACATCCTTATTAAATCTGAAAAGATAGTAGTTATCATCCTTAACCACTGTCAGGGCTGAATGATAATTTCTAAATACAACGAAAATGAAGCCTATTACCAATCCAATACAAATACCGATGAGCAGGTCGGTAAAAACGATGGCAACAATTGTAATCAGGAAAGGATAAAATTGATCCTTACCTTTTCTGTACATCGATTTAAACAGATCAAAGCTCGCCAATTTATAGCCAACAATAAACAGTATTGCGGCAAGAGAGGCAAGCGGTATTTTATTTAGCCACTCAGGTAAAAGGGCAATGGTACTAACCAGCCAGAATCCGTGTAAAATTGTCGATAATCGAGATTTGGCTCCGGAATACACATTGGCGGATGACCTGACGATAACCGATGTAATTGGAAGTCCTCCGATTAAACCAGAAATCGTATTTCCAACGCCCTGAGCCAATAATTCCTTATTGGTATCTGAAGATCTTTTTTCCGGATCAATTTTATCTGTTGCTTCAACATTCAGAAGTGTTTCCAGGCTGGCCACAATAGCCAGAGTAATTGCAACGATATATACATCCAGTCTGAGTAAAGCTGAGAAATCCGGAAATGCCAATGCGTTTTTAAATCCTTCAAAGGTTGAAAATATCGGTAAGGTGACTAAATGATCATCTTCGGCCAGCAGCTCCATTGAAGGAAAATAATTGTGATAAAACTCATTCAGTGAGATTCCTAAAATTACCACCACCAAAGCGCCCGGAATACTCGAAATAAAATTCTTTTGTTTAGAAACTACCTTTTCCCAAAAAATCAGAATTGCCAGACTCACTACAGTAATAATGAGAGCACCGAGGCTCATTGTTTCTATGGCCCTTAATATTTCAGAAAAGGTGTTTTCACCATCTGCTATTTGAAAGAATTCGTAATCTCCTTCATAATCTGTATCTCTACCCAAAGCATGGGGTATCTGTTTTAAAGTGATTACAATACCAATCGCTGCCAGCATGCCTTTGATTACGCTATTGGGGAATAATTCTGCAACAAAACCGGCCTTGAAGATGTACAGAACAATTTGCAAAAGTCCTGCTAATACAACAGCCATAATAAATACCTCCCAGGCACCGAGAGTTTCAATGGCATTGAGAACAATTATTGCAAGTCCTGCCGCCGGCCCACTTACACTTTTATTTGAGCCCGAGAGAGAACCAACAACTATGCCTCCGAGAATTCCTGAAATGATTCCTGAAAATAATGGAGCGCCTGATGCCAGGGCTATTCCAAGACACAAAGGCAATGCGACCAGGAAAACGACTATTGAAGAAGAAAAATCTGATTTAAGAGTGTTTCCGTTTAGCTGCATAGAGCTTAAAATTAAGGCATTTATTAATAATTGAAATTATTAATTTATTAAAATTTAGAATTTAGAATTGACTAACAGTAAAATTTGATTTTAATCTTATCGAATTACGACTGTTCTCGGTGTGATTTGTTGAGATCGAACCTGGGCTGCATCTCCGGGAGCATTATTTCTTCGAGCACCGCCATTTTCCTCAGCATAGATATAGTAATTGCCAAGATTTATAAAACCAAAATCGACTTCACCACGATTATCATTTAACAAATTATAAAGCCATATTCCTTTTTCAAGATCTTCTAAAGTACCATGGAGTGTTACTATGACTCCCGAAACGGGATTATTATTAACATCCACTACGTTTACTATCAATTTACCAGAAGAGAGAGAAGAATCATTTTGAACGATTGGTTGCCCCCCAACAGCATCGTCATTACTGTTGCAAGAAACTGCAAAAGAGAGTGCCAAAAGGCTTAAAAAAAGGTTGATTGTTTTACTCAATTTCTTATATAACCAATGTGAAAATATTAAAAAATTTTCCTTAGCAAAAACGCCCATTTCTAAAAAGATGATTCTAATTCTCTCAGCTGGTTTTTAGGCGTTTCATTTCAGATTAAATAAATTATTCTTTTACCAGTTCGATAAGCGTAAGTTCGGGTAAAATGCCAATTCTTCCCGGATATCCGATAAAGCCAAAACCTCTGTTGACGTAGAGCTGCTGATTGCCTTTTTTATACAAGCCTGCCCACTGTGGATATAAATATTGTGCCGGACTCCATCTGAATAGCGGAGTTTCTATTCCAAATTGAAAACCATGCGTATGGCCCGCAAACATGAGGTCAATGTCGGGATGCTCAGGAATAACCTGGGCTTCCCAGTGGCTTGGGTCATGAGATAGAAGTAATTTTGTTGAAATACCTTCCGTGCCTTTTTTTGCTTTTTCCAGATCTCCGTGTTTTTGGAATCTCATTTTAGCACCCCAGTTTTCTACCCCAATAATAGCCAGCCGATCTTTTCCTATTTCGACAATTCTGTTTTCATTTCTCAATAAATCCCATCCGAGATTTTGGTGGGCATCTAGTATCCCCTGAAAGTTTTTCATCTTAGCACTTTGGCTTTTCCAGTTGGAATAATCTCCATAATCGTGATTTCCCAATATAGAATACACACCCAAAGGCGCCTTTACATTTTTATAAATATCAAAGACCGCTTTTATTTCCCATGCCTGGTCATTGACGATATCTCCGGTAAAAAAAACAATGTCCGGTTTTTCAGACATGAACATATCAATCCCGCCTTTAACAGCAGTCAAATTGCTAAAGCTTCCGGAATGAAGATCTGAAATCTGACCGATTTTCAGCCCATGAAATTCATTGGGAAGGTTAGGGATTTTTACTTTAAGCCTGTGCCAATTATAATTGTGTGCACCTGAAACAATTCCAAATGAAAAACCGGCAACCGGCAAAACCGATATGGCGATACCTGTCTTTTTTATAAATTGTTTTCGCGATTCATCATAGACCTGTTTGCCTTTTTTCTCTTTAATTTTTTTAGTACTGAAATGGATCAGATCGTCCAACACAAAAAACAATAGTAAAATAATCTTGCCAATAATGTCAAATACTGTATATGTTAGAATAATACTTCTGGAAACACCTTTGAAATATTCTGTTGGCAGTACTGCAACGGCAATGATCAGCAATGGCAATGGAATAGTCCAGACCCAAAAAAGAATTTGAAAAAGTTTTTTATTCTTCTTCTTTTCAATAAGGCCATTTATGCCCCTGAACAAATAAATATTCAGGAGCACAATGAGAATAATAGTTATGGCAACCGCGAGAAATTTCATTTAGGCGGCTCTTCCGACAGCCGTTCTTATTCTGCTGGTGATCAGATACATTACAGGTACAATTACCAGGGTTAAGAAAGTAGAAAAAGTCAATCCAAATATAATGGTCCATGACATTGGTCCCCAGAAAATCACATTGTCGCCACCCAAAAAGAAATCCCACTCGTAATGTGCGAAGAAGGTTTCGAAATTTATATTCAATCCTACAGCCAAAGGAATTAATCCCAATACGGTCGTAATTGCTGTTAAAAGTACCGGCCTTAACCTTGTTTTACCCGCTTCTATTATGGCCGCCTGTACCAATCGTTTGGTTACCGGTTGTCCTTCTTCCAGTTGCGCAATTTTTCTCGCTTTCATTAATTCGATAAAGTCTATTAATACAATGGCATTGTTTACCACAATTCCCGCAAGGGAAATTATTCCAATCATGGTCATTATCACAATGAAATCCATATTGAAGGCCACCAAACCAAGGAATACACCAATGGTGCTGAACAATACTGAAGTCATGATTATAAAAGGAGCAGAAATTTTATTGAACTGCGATACAATGATCAGGAATATCATAAATACTGCTAACATCAATGCATTTAATAAAAATGCCATTTCTTTTGCCTGATTTTCCTGTTCCCCGGTAAAACTAATATTGTAACCACTCGGGATGGGCATATTTCTCACAAGGCCTCTGATTTGGTTGTTAATCTCTGTGGCATTGTAGCCGTCAAGTACATTGGAGCTAAGTGTCACCACCCGATTTAGGTCTTTTCTTTTAATTGATCCAAAAGTAGAACTGTACTGAACGTCTGCCACAGAAGCAATTGGAATTTGGACAATTTTTCCATTGACCTGGTTTCGATAGGTAATTTCCTTATTCATCAAGGCGTCCAAATCATACCGGAATTGATCATCTAAACGCAACTCAACATCGTAATCATCTTCTCCCTCCTTGTATTTAGAAATTTCTTTCCCAAATAAAGCAGTTCTAATTTCGCTGGCTACGGTGGCCGTTGATAATCCAAATCGCCTTGCTTTTTCTCTGTCTATATCAACAATTAGCTCAGGTTTGTCATCTTCCAGATCTGATTTGAGCTTTTCGATTCCATCGATATCTGCTAAAGCGATTTCATTTTTCAGATTGGCAACAATTTCAGAAAGCTTTGTATAATCTTCACCTGAAATTTCAATATTGATGGGTTTTCCAACAGGAGGGCCTGCCGCATCCTTATCTACTGTAATTGTTATGCCGGGATACTTGCCAATTTTATCACGGATTTCATTCATGATTTCGCTAGTCACCAGTTCACCTCGTTCTTTGAATTCAACAAAGTTTACTGTGAGCCTTGCCTTATTAGGAGTATCACTGGCTCCCATGGAAGATGGATCATTTGGATCAGATGTTCCCTGGCCAACATTTGAAATGACCGATTCTACTATGTGCTCATAGGGTTTGATGATTTCAAATAATTTATCCTCTATTTTTTCAGAGAAATCATTGGTCGTTGAAATATCCGTTCCCACCGGAAATTCGATAAACACATTGACGTATTTTGGCTGATTTATAGGAAAGAAAATCACATTGGGTTGACTTCCAAAATATATCATTATTGAAGCAATTAGAGTTAATACAGTTCCTCCAAAAAATAGATAAGGTCGTTTTTTTGTTACGGCATATCGCAAAGTGCCCACATAGATTTTTTCTAAAAACGGTAAGGCGATCGACTGAAACCTGTCGGATAAAGGGGTCAGTAAGAATACGTTAAGCGGAATAAGAATTCCCAACAGAATCAATAAATTTCCCAACCAAACCAGGGGTAAATCCGCAAAATAAGATGGAATGGCAATAAGAAGTCCTATAAGTAAGATTATTATGGAATCTCGTCTGGCTTTGGGTTTATTAATCACCACCTGATCCTGAATTTTCATGTATTTAGAAATAAACACCGGATTAATGACCAGGGCTACAAATAATGATGAACCCAAAGTGATAATTAAGGTTATGGGAAGGTACTTCATAAATTCTCCCATGATTCCCGGCCAAAATGCCAAAGGTAAAAAGGCGGCGAGCGTTGTAGCGGTTGATGAGATAATGGGTAATGCAACTTCACCAACACCTTTTTTGGCTGCTTCAATCGGAGTAAAGCCTTCTTCCATCAATCGATAGACATTTTCAACGACAACTATTCCATTGTCCACAAGCATTCCAAGTGCCATGATAAGGCCAAATAAAATCATCATATTAATGGTATAACCAATCATACTTATGATAAGGAAGGCCATAAACATGGATAATGGAATGGCCATACCTACAAAAAGTGCATTTCTCGTTCCGAGGAAAAACAAGAGTACTATTACAACAAGAATAACCCCGGAAATAATTGAGTTTTCCAATTCATTAACCTGATCTCTTGTTTGGATGGATTGGTCATTGGTAATAGTTACGACCAGATCTTTTGGAAGTGTTTCTTCCTGTGCTTTTTCAATGATTTTGTAAATCTTATCGGTAGCATCCAATAAATTTTCTCCTGATCTTTTGATCACATCGACCATCACGACCGACTCTCCGCCGAGTCTGGCGTAGTTTTGTTTTTCAACGTAACCGAATTCCACCTTTGCAATGTCTTTTAAATAGACAATCTTGTTGTTTTCGTATTTAACGACGATGTCTTCCATTTGCTTTGGATCCTCATATTCTCCAAGCACACGGATTGTTCTTCTGATACCATCAGTTAATATGTTACCCCCTGACATGGATAGATTTTCCTGAACAACGGCATCTTCAATATCCCTGAATGAAATTTTTCTGGATTCCATTTCATAGGGATTAACTTTGATTTTGACCTCTTTATCGTCAACACCTCGAATCTCAGCCTTGGAAATTTCCGAAATCTTTTCAATTTCATCTTCGAGATATTCCGCGAAGGATTTTAGTTCGTCGAGGTTGTAGTCGCCAGCCAGATTGATATTCATAATTGGAAATTCAGATACCTCCATTTTGAAAATATTGGGATCCTCCTGCAAATCCGCCGGAAGCTCAGACTTGGATTTGTCCACGGCGTCCTTCACCTTTTGCAGGGCTTCTTCAGCATCCATTTCTGCCTGAAACTTTACGATAATGGTAGAAAAATCCTGAACTGACGTCGACCTGATCTCCTCCACTTCGGAAATGGTATTTATTTCCTTTTCAATAGGCCTGGTAATCAGATTTTCCATGTCTTCCGGTGAGTTTCCCGGATGTGCTGTTCCTATATAAATGGTTGGTTCTTCAACTTCAGGAAAGTTTTCCTTAGCCAAAGTGATATAGGAGATAACACCGGTGAGTGCGATTATAAAAGTCAGTACAAATACAGTTGTTCTATTGTTTAGAGCAAAGGTTGTAAGACCAAATTCCTTGTATAAGTTTTTATCTTTTTCTTTCATGATTGAAAAGAAAGTTTTTAGCTTTTAGTTTTTATCAATGACCCATCGGCTACATCTCTGTATCCCTCTGTCAGTATTACATCTTTAGTGTTTAAACCATCTCTGATCTCTGTTCGGTATTGATAAGATTTTCCAATTTGAACATGTTTCTTTCTGGCAACTGAACCCAGATCGGAATCCTCCTTGACATAAACATAATTTCCTTCCGCATCCTTCTGAACGACCTTTGAAGGCACGGTGATTGCTTTCGGATTGACATAATCTGTAATGGTGAGCACCACAACCTGATTAGGCCTGGCGATTTTTGCATATTGCTTTGGAAGATCAACTTCAATTCTAAAGGTTCTGTTTTGAACATTGACCACTTTTCCAATAGCTGTTATAACTGAAGGCGTATTTACATCTATGGCGGGAATTTCAATATTAACCGAATCACCCAATTCAAATTTACCCACGTATTTTTCGGATACTTCAGATTGAACGAACATGTCTTCCAGACTCACAATCCTGCAAATTGGCATTCCGGGCGACATCATTTCCCCTCTTTTAACATCAAGTTCGTTAACCTGGCCAGCAAAAGGAGCGCGAATTACATAATTGTCCAATTGAGAATAGGTCGTTTTTAGTTTTCTTTCCAGGCTTTCCTTCTGGTTTTTGGCCTGCAAATACTGAACCTCGGTGCCAATGTTCTGATCCCAAAGATTTTTTTGCTTTTCATAAAGTGTTTTCGCCAATTCCAGAGAGGTTTCCAATTCTTTAATGCTGTTTCTTAAAACATCCGCATCGAGTTGTATTAAGACCTGACCGGCCTTAACATTTTGACCCTCTTTGACATTGATGGAAACAATTTTGGCCATGGTTTCCGCACTAATCATGACATTGCGATTAGAAGCCACTGCACCTCTTACTTCGATCTTATGTGCGAATTTCACTGGTTTGACCGGATTAAGCGCCACCAAAATCGATTTGTCCTTTTCCATGGCATAAGTAGAGTCCTGCTCCATTAGCTCTTTTTCAAGCTTTGAAATTTGAGATTTCAGATCGGACATCTCAGTTTTCAATTCTTTCAGTTGGTTTTTCTTTTGTTCAATATCTGATTCTCCGTTGCCGCAGGCATACAGAAAGAGAGCGCTTAATAATATTGATGCAAAATTTAATTTGATCGTCATTGTATTGTTTTTTTGTTTTTTAAAAATCGTTGTATAGTCCAAGTGCTTTTTCAAGTTCGGTTTTTGCCACTACGGCATTGTACAAGGCATCGAAATAAATAGCTTCCGCGTCCATCAATGAATTATTGGCATCAACCAATTCCAAATTGGAGCCCACGCCTTCCTGGAATTTTATATCCGTGGTATTGTAAATTTCTTCTGCAAGGTCATAATTGAGTTTCTGTACTTCCATCAATTCAATGCTATTTGCCAGTGCATCTCTTTTTTGTTTGATTTCAGTCTCAATTGCATTTTCCATCATGTGTCTTTGATTCTCGATTTTTTCGAGTTCCACTTTGGATTTTTGAATGCTGTAACTTTTTCGAAGACCATCAAAAATTGGGACGTTCAATGAGACACCCACAAGCCCATACCTCAACCATCGGTTGCTAAAATCAGAATACTGACTAAAGTCTACAGCGTTTGTATTATGGCCGTATACACCATTTAAATACAAATTGGGATAATACTGAACCTTGTAATTCCTGATATCCAATTTCTGCAATTGCTCGCCTGAATTGAGTAATTGATAATCAATTCTATTGGTATAATTAAAGTCCGTTTCAACTTTTTGTTCTTTTAAGGATTTAGGTAAATCAGCAATTTTATCGCTCAATTCTATGGGCTCTTCAACA is part of the Hyphobacterium sp. CCMP332 genome and encodes:
- a CDS encoding efflux RND transporter permease subunit, with protein sequence MKEKDKNLYKEFGLTTFALNNRTTVFVLTFIIALTGVISYITLAKENFPEVEEPTIYIGTAHPGNSPEDMENLITRPIEKEINTISEVEEIRSTSVQDFSTIIVKFQAEMDAEEALQKVKDAVDKSKSELPADLQEDPNIFKMEVSEFPIMNINLAGDYNLDELKSFAEYLEDEIEKISEISKAEIRGVDDKEVKIKVNPYEMESRKISFRDIEDAVVQENLSMSGGNILTDGIRRTIRVLGEYEDPKQMEDIVVKYENNKIVYLKDIAKVEFGYVEKQNYARLGGESVVMVDVIKRSGENLLDATDKIYKIIEKAQEETLPKDLVVTITNDQSIQTRDQVNELENSIISGVILVVIVLLFFLGTRNALFVGMAIPLSMFMAFLIISMIGYTINMMILFGLIMALGMLVDNGIVVVENVYRLMEEGFTPIEAAKKGVGEVALPIISSTATTLAAFLPLAFWPGIMGEFMKYLPITLIITLGSSLFVALVINPVFISKYMKIQDQVVINKPKARRDSIIILLIGLLIAIPSYFADLPLVWLGNLLILLGILIPLNVFLLTPLSDRFQSIALPFLEKIYVGTLRYAVTKKRPYLFFGGTVLTLIASIMIYFGSQPNVIFFPINQPKYVNVFIEFPVGTDISTTNDFSEKIEDKLFEIIKPYEHIVESVISNVGQGTSDPNDPSSMGASDTPNKARLTVNFVEFKERGELVTSEIMNEIRDKIGKYPGITITVDKDAAGPPVGKPINIEISGEDYTKLSEIVANLKNEIALADIDGIEKLKSDLEDDKPELIVDIDREKARRFGLSTATVASEIRTALFGKEISKYKEGEDDYDVELRLDDQFRYDLDALMNKEITYRNQVNGKIVQIPIASVADVQYSSTFGSIKRKDLNRVVTLSSNVLDGYNATEINNQIRGLVRNMPIPSGYNISFTGEQENQAKEMAFLLNALMLAVFMIFLIIVSQFNKISAPFIIMTSVLFSTIGVFLGLVAFNMDFIVIMTMIGIISLAGIVVNNAIVLIDFIELMKARKIAQLEEGQPVTKRLVQAAIIEAGKTRLRPVLLTAITTVLGLIPLAVGLNINFETFFAHYEWDFFLGGDNVIFWGPMSWTIIFGLTFSTFLTLVIVPVMYLITSRIRTAVGRAA
- a CDS encoding efflux RND transporter periplasmic adaptor subunit; translation: MTIKLNFASILLSALFLYACGNGESDIEQKKNQLKELKTEMSDLKSQISKLEKELMEQDSTYAMEKDKSILVALNPVKPVKFAHKIEVRGAVASNRNVMISAETMAKIVSINVKEGQNVKAGQVLIQLDADVLRNSIKELETSLELAKTLYEKQKNLWDQNIGTEVQYLQAKNQKESLERKLKTTYSQLDNYVIRAPFAGQVNELDVKRGEMMSPGMPICRIVSLEDMFVQSEVSEKYVGKFELGDSVNIEIPAIDVNTPSVITAIGKVVNVQNRTFRIEVDLPKQYAKIARPNQVVVLTITDYVNPKAITVPSKVVQKDAEGNYVYVKEDSDLGSVARKKHVQIGKSYQYRTEIRDGLNTKDVILTEGYRDVADGSLIKTKS